Part of the Methanobacterium bryantii genome, AAAAAAGCTTGATGAACTTGGTGTTAATGTAATAGAGGCTGGATTTCCTGTTTCATCAAGTGGTGAAGTAGAAGCAGCTGGTGAAATCCTTAAAATGGGGTTAAATGCCCATATTTGTGGTTTGGCAAGACCATTAAAAGGTGATCTGGACGCAGCAATTGATGCTGACGTGGATTACATACATACATTCATTGGTACATCTCCCCTTCACAGAGAATTCAAACTTAAAATGAGTAAGGAAGAAATTTTAAGTAAGTCTGTCGATGCAGTAGAATATATAAAAGATCATGGTATAATAGCTGAATTTTCAGCAGAAGATTCTACAAGAACAGAACTTGATTATTTAAAGGAAATTTATAATGCAGTTGAGGATGCAGGTGTGGACTGTATCAATGTTCCAGATACAGTAGGTGTTATGGTCCCAACTTCTATGAACTGGCTTATAAGAGAACTTAAATCTGAACTGAAAGTTCCAATTAGCGTGCACTGTCATAACGACTTTGGACTTGCAGTTGCAAATTCACTTGCCTCTGTGGAAGCTGGAGCTGATCAGGTTCATGCAACTATTAATGGATTAGGTGAACGTGCTGGAAATGCGTCCCTGGAAGAAGTTGTAATGGCTCTTATTACTCAATACGACTTAAAAATGAATATTAAAACTGAGGGTCTTGTAAACCTTTCAGAATTTGTTTCAAGAATTACAGGGGTTAAAATGCCTCCAAATAAAGCTATTGTGGGAGAAAATGCATTTGCTCATGAGGCAGGAATACATGTACATGGGGTGCTTGCAAAAGCGGAAACATACGAGCCAATAACTCCTGAAATGGTAGGCCACACAAGAAGGATCGTTTTAGGAAAACATACTGGTGCGAATGCTATAAAAGCAAAACTTAAAGAGTATGGAATAGACTTAGATAAGAACCAGTTTGATAAAGTATTTAATCAGGTTAAAGCGCTTGGAGATAAAGGTAAATGTGTCACTGACGCTGATTTAAGGGCTATAGCTGAAAGTATTCTGGGACGGGCAAAAGAAGAAATAGTAAAACTGGAAGGATTTTCAGTAATGACTGGAAACAGCGTACTGCCTACAGCTACAGTTAAACTCAGCATTAATGGAGAAAGTAAAACCGCTGCAAAAACAGGTGTAGGTCCGGTAGATGCTGCAATAAATGCTATTCAACGTGCTGTAAGTGAAACTGGAGATATAGAACTTCAGGAATATAACATAGAAGCTATAACTGGGGGAACTAATGCTCTTGCTGAGGTATTTGTTATAATGGGGGATAAAGAAGGTAACAAAGCAACTGGACGATCTACAACTGAAGATATTGTCATGGCAAGTGTTGAAGCAGTTCTGGATGCAATAAACAAAATACTGATCTTAAGATAACTCTGGTTTAAACCGTACCATTTATTTAAAGGATATTTAGATTGTATATGTTTTAAAATAGTAAGCAGTGCTGTTTTAACTCTTTTTTTATTTTCAAAACATTTATTTATTTAAAATATTAATATAATTGATTCTAAGCTGTAATAGCATAACTATTTATAGTGAATAACCAAATGCTCAGGATTATTGATCTATAAACAATGTATTTGAATGCTTTAAATTTTAAATTTAAATTTAATTACGGTCAAACTGAAAGTTTTGACGAATCGAAAATTTACGATTTTCGAATATATCCAAATTTATTAAGTTTAAAAGGTTATGTTATTCCTTATAAATTTTTATGAGTGTATTAAAGTGTTTAAATGATTAAAGTATTAATATGCGTAAATGCAAATGATAGATTAATATTGTAAAAGATAGAGGCATGTCAATGAGTAACGCAAGAATTCTGGTTGTTGAAGATGAAAGGATTACCGCAGAGGACCTAAAGGATGGCCTTAAAAGTTTAGGATATGAAGTACCTGCAGTGGTTCATTCGGGTGAAGACGCTGTTTGTAAAGCGACAGAGCTTCAGCCGGATCTTGTTCTTATGGACATTAAGCTTGAGGGTGAAATGGACGGTATAGAGGCTGCAGGAGAGATTAAAAAGCACTTTGATATACCGGTTATTTATTTGACTGCATATTCAGATGAAGATACTTTAGAGCGGGCAAGAAGGACAGAACCATCGGGTTATGTTCTTAAAGAACCTTCGGGATTTGTCCATAAGCCATTTAAAGAGAGTGAATTACATACTATCATTGAATTAACTCTTTACAGGCATAAAATGGAAAAAAACCATGATCAATGGCTTGAGGCGATGCTTGAAAGTGTAAATGAAGCTTTAATTGCCACAGATGAAAATGGAAAAATTAGATTTATGAACCATATTGCAGAAGACATTACTGGATGGATACGGGAAGAAGCTGTTAACCGAGATTTAGTTGATGTTTTTAAAGTTCAAAAGAGTGAATTTGACATTAGCGAATTAAGAGTTGATGTTAATGATTATTCCATAGATCGGATCATGTTAAACGATAAAAATGGGGCAAAAATTCCAGTTAGGGCCAATTTAAGTCATATTACTGATAATAAGGGAAATATAAATGGAATGACTTTAGTTTTCTGTAATTTAACATAATTATTTGAATTATAGGGGGTAAAATATGGCAGCCGCTCAAATTATGGTTGTTGAAGATGAGAGGATTACCGCAAAGGATATACAAAGTGCATTGGAAAGTGCGGGATATGGAGTTGCCGATTTAGTTTTTTCTGGTGAGGATGCAGTTCGTAAGGCAGGAGAGCTTCAGCCGGATCTTGTTCTTATGGACATTAAACTTGAGGGCGAAATGGACGGTATAGAGGCTGCAACACAAATCAGGGAACGTTATGATATCCCCGTAATTTATTTAACTGCATATTCAAGTGCAAGTATTGTGCAGAGAGCTAAAATGACGGAACCTGCAGGATATCTTCTTAAAGAACAGTTTGGCTTTCTTACCAAGCCTTTTGAAGAGAGTGAATTGAACACTACAATAGAAATAGCTCTTTACAACCATAAAATTGAAAAAAGACTTAGAAATCGTGAACAATGGCTTGCTGCAATACTTAAAAGTGTGAGTGATGCTGTAATAGCTACAGATTCTAAAGGTAGGATTAAATATATGAATCCTGTTGCTGAAGAGCTTACTGGATGGATACAGGAAGAAGCTATAGGTGAAGATCTAGATAAAATATTAAAAATTTTGAGTAAAGAATCTACAAACATTGAATCTGGGATTACTTCAACTGATTTCTTTGATAAAACGGTAATAAGAGCTAAAGATGGAACTAAATTACTTGTAGGTGGTAGTACTACTCCTATTAAAGATGAAAAAGGTAATTCTGATGGTTTAGTTGTGGTATTTAGAAAGTACAGGTTAAATTAGATATTAATTTTATTTTAAATATAGATAATAATTGTAAATAATCTGGAAAATATGGTTTGTAAAGGGGTTAATATGATCTTAAAGGATCTAAATCTCTGGATAAAACTAAAATAGATTTTAGATTGGCTATTATAATTAATGAACTAAAAAACGGAATAAAATAGTTCCCAATTAGTAATACTGGGTTGGCAATATTAATTCTGATAAAAATATTTAATTTAATTTTAAAGGCAATTTAAGAGATTTTTTGCTTAATATTGTATTATTAATGATTAGTATATCTAATTGGTGGCTGTAATTATTTTATTTTATTGATCCTCGAATTTAAAGTTGAGTATGCAAAACATAAACTATATATATTAATTAAGGAATTATAGTAATATTAGACCAAATTAACATGGTTATTCTTTGGAGGTAAAGTGATGTCAGAGGAAAATGTTGTATACATTGGAAATAAACCCGTAATGAACTATGTTTTAGCTGTCGTAACTCAAATGAACGGCGGAACTTCAGAAGTTATCTTAAAAGCACGTGGAAGGGCCATAAGTAGGGCGGTCGACGTCGCTGAAATCGTAAGAAACAGGTTCATATCGGATGTAGAACTCGGAACTATAGATATATGCACAGAAGAAATCATGAGCAACGAAGGCGCAGCAACAAACGTTTCAGCTATTGAAATACAGCTTACTAAATAATATTCTTGTTAGCTCCAAAAAAGAAACCAGATGGTTTCATTTTCTCTTTTAATTTTAGGTCTTTTTATCAAACTTATTTTAAAGTATAATGTTTTTTTTTAAAGATTAAGTATTCATTAATTTTAGGTTTATAAAATTAGTATTTAATTTTAGTTTATCATTTAAACATTTAATAATTTATTTGAATTTTACAAAAAAGTTAAAAATTTACTTATGATTATCCCTTGAGAATCAAGTTAAATAAAATAAGGAGGCGGTAATTGATGATTCTCTTAATTTTAAAAAGCTATATCTCCCACCCATCCATAAGCATAAAAAATTTAATCATCTTAAAAATAATAAAAAATAGGATGAAACTTTAAATTCCATCAACTATTTATTCTTTTTTACGACGTCCTCTTACAGACCTAAATGCTAAAAGTCCTACTATTACTACAATTACGATTGCACTAACGTAGTACAGGTAAACTGAAGTTGGCCCTGATTTTTTGTCGTAGTTAAGGGCGTACATGGAACCATCGGCAGCACCTACAAATATATCATCTCCATATATTATTGGGGTGCTGAATGCGGAATTAAAGAGGTAGTAACCTGGTGCATAACTCCAGTCTTCTTTACCGCTGTATTTATTTAATACATAGACGGTTCCGCTGTCTGAACCAACTACAATATTGTCTCCCATAAGTGCAGGGGTAGATTTTACGTTACCTACACTGACAGACCATTTCAATGTTCCGTCTCTCATATCGAGGGAAGTTATGTTTCCGTTATCAGATCCTACAAACAGACTGTTGTCATTTGGATCGAGGAGTGCTGATGATCTTACACTGTCATTAAAGTCATATGACCATTTTATTGACCCATCATTTGTGTTCAGTGCATAGAAATTACCATTGTCTGTTCCAATGTATAATGTACCGTTGTATATGGCTGGGGAAGATTTCACTGCATTTCCAGTGTCATAAGACCATAATTTGCTACCGTTTGTATTTACTGCGTATACTTTTCCATCATCTGACCCAAAGAATACGGTGTTATTGTAAACTGATGGTGATGATTTCACAGCATTTTCAGTTTGGAACTGCCATTTAAGATCACCATTATCAACATTTAGTGCATATAACCTCTGATCATCTGATCCAAAGTATATCGTTCCATTACTTACTGCTGGAGAGGACTCAATGGAGTTACCAGTTCGATATTTCCATACTGAATCTCCGTTTTTCTTATCCAGGGCATAGAAATAACTATCCATTGAACCGAAGTATACATTATCTCCTTTTACAACTGAAGAACCTGTTATATTTCCCTGTGTACTGTAATCCCAAACCTGGGTACCGTCATTCAAGTTCAGAGCATAAAATGTTCCATCTGTTGAACCGAAGTACATTAATTTGTCTGCAATTGAAGGGGAGGATAGTATGGATCCTCCTGTTTTAAACAGCCATGCTGCAGGAGTGAAATCTGATGATTCATTTAAGTAACCGGTATGATCCAGATTGTACTGGAACATCGGCCAATCGGCTGCTCCTACTGCGGACGCTATTGAAAG contains:
- a CDS encoding beta-alanine-activating enzyme beta-propeller domain-containing protein, with product MVVKKNIIIGLTIMCLLVGPLSIASAVGAADWPMFQYNLDHTGYLNESSDFTPAAWLFKTGGSILSSPSIADKLMYFGSTDGTFYALNLNDGTQVWDYSTQGNITGSSVVKGDNVYFGSMDSYFYALDKKNGDSVWKYRTGNSIESSPAVSNGTIYFGSDDQRLYALNVDNGDLKWQFQTENAVKSSPSVYNNTVFFGSDDGKVYAVNTNGSKLWSYDTGNAVKSSPAIYNGTLYIGTDNGNFYALNTNDGSIKWSYDFNDSVRSSALLDPNDNSLFVGSDNGNITSLDMRDGTLKWSVSVGNVKSTPALMGDNIVVGSDSGTVYVLNKYSGKEDWSYAPGYYLFNSAFSTPIIYGDDIFVGAADGSMYALNYDKKSGPTSVYLYYVSAIVIVVIVGLLAFRSVRGRRKKE
- a CDS encoding response regulator, which codes for MSNARILVVEDERITAEDLKDGLKSLGYEVPAVVHSGEDAVCKATELQPDLVLMDIKLEGEMDGIEAAGEIKKHFDIPVIYLTAYSDEDTLERARRTEPSGYVLKEPSGFVHKPFKESELHTIIELTLYRHKMEKNHDQWLEAMLESVNEALIATDENGKIRFMNHIAEDITGWIREEAVNRDLVDVFKVQKSEFDISELRVDVNDYSIDRIMLNDKNGAKIPVRANLSHITDNKGNINGMTLVFCNLT
- the albA gene encoding DNA-binding protein Alba, which codes for MSEENVVYIGNKPVMNYVLAVVTQMNGGTSEVILKARGRAISRAVDVAEIVRNRFISDVELGTIDICTEEIMSNEGAATNVSAIEIQLTK
- a CDS encoding 2-isopropylmalate synthase, with amino-acid sequence MYIEKVKNEMNLPETVKIFDTTLRDGEQTPGVAMTVDEKIRIAKKLDELGVNVIEAGFPVSSSGEVEAAGEILKMGLNAHICGLARPLKGDLDAAIDADVDYIHTFIGTSPLHREFKLKMSKEEILSKSVDAVEYIKDHGIIAEFSAEDSTRTELDYLKEIYNAVEDAGVDCINVPDTVGVMVPTSMNWLIRELKSELKVPISVHCHNDFGLAVANSLASVEAGADQVHATINGLGERAGNASLEEVVMALITQYDLKMNIKTEGLVNLSEFVSRITGVKMPPNKAIVGENAFAHEAGIHVHGVLAKAETYEPITPEMVGHTRRIVLGKHTGANAIKAKLKEYGIDLDKNQFDKVFNQVKALGDKGKCVTDADLRAIAESILGRAKEEIVKLEGFSVMTGNSVLPTATVKLSINGESKTAAKTGVGPVDAAINAIQRAVSETGDIELQEYNIEAITGGTNALAEVFVIMGDKEGNKATGRSTTEDIVMASVEAVLDAINKILILR
- a CDS encoding ATP-binding response regulator, translating into MAAAQIMVVEDERITAKDIQSALESAGYGVADLVFSGEDAVRKAGELQPDLVLMDIKLEGEMDGIEAATQIRERYDIPVIYLTAYSSASIVQRAKMTEPAGYLLKEQFGFLTKPFEESELNTTIEIALYNHKIEKRLRNREQWLAAILKSVSDAVIATDSKGRIKYMNPVAEELTGWIQEEAIGEDLDKILKILSKESTNIESGITSTDFFDKTVIRAKDGTKLLVGGSTTPIKDEKGNSDGLVVVFRKYRLN